In the genome of Corynebacterium glucuronolyticum DSM 44120, the window TCGGCGCCATGGTCGGCGCCGGTGCCGCCTACCTCGCTTACAAGCAGCTGTTTGATCACCACGATGAGGCCATCCCCGGCGGAATCTTCTTCACCCGGCCCGCACATCCGCACAACGGCTGGAACTGCGTGACCGAGTTCATTGGCACCTTCGCGCTGTTGGCCTTCATCGCCTTCGGCCCGTCCGGCGGAGAGCTCGGCCCGCTGAGCTACTTCGGTGTCGCCTTCATCATCGTCGCCATCGGCCTCTCGGTTGGTACGCCCACCGGGTACGCCATTAACCCGGTCCGCGATCTCGGCCCGCGCCTCATGTATGCCTTCGTTCTACCCTTTAAGAACAAGGAATCCGCGTCATGGAATTACGCCTGGGTTCCGATCATCGGACCGCTGCTGGCGGCTGTTGCCGTCGGTCTACTGTCACTCGCCGTCTAACCCGCACTCCCGCACTCCCGAACTACAGATATTTCAATATCTTTCACCCACATAAAAGAAAGGTTTTACCGCTATGGGACGCAAGAAGTTCATCGCCGCACTCGATGCCGGCACCACCTCCACCCGCTGCATCCTGTTCGACCACGAAGGCACCGTCTGTTCCACCGGCCAGTATGAGCATGATCAGATCATGCCCGAGGCTGGATGGGTGGAGCACGACCCGATGAAGCTGTGGCAAAACGCCCGCCGCGCTATGGGGCGCGCCCTCACCGATATCGATGCCGATACCTCCGATGTGGTCG includes:
- a CDS encoding MIP/aquaporin family protein, yielding MELTPLSAFGWEFFGTAMLLLFGNGVCAAVNLRTSAAKGTGWLMIAFGWGLGVFIGASIADPTGGHLNPAVTIWAAIAGNLSWSLVPAYIAGQMLGAMVGAGAAYLAYKQLFDHHDEAIPGGIFFTRPAHPHNGWNCVTEFIGTFALLAFIAFGPSGGELGPLSYFGVAFIIVAIGLSVGTPTGYAINPVRDLGPRLMYAFVLPFKNKESASWNYAWVPIIGPLLAAVAVGLLSLAV